GCATTCTAAAAATAAGATGCGCTTGCCCTGTTGGTATGGTGAAGCCATGTCTGAAAGAGAATTGAATCCCTTAATCATCAAATATGCTACTTGTCTTGAAGCATTATTTAATAGCCGTGAAGGTGGAATAAGCGAACAGATATCTGAGTTCACTGCTCATGTAGTTGGTAAAAGAAAAGATGAAAGAATGAATATCTACAGTAATATTAAGAAACTGTATAGCTTAAGATCCAATGCTGTACATGGAGGCTCTGTGGTAAGTCGTCTGGATAGTGAGTTTTTATCTGACATTATGTTAATATGCGAATCTGCTTTGCTTCAAATGGCATATCTTTCTCAAGAAAGTTACTATCAAAATCCAAAAGGATACGAAAAATTTGTGCAATATATTCTTAAAGAATATAGGTTTTTTTGAATTTAACGAATCTAATTTAGAGGCATTAATGACCAGGGATGAGAAAATCTCATCCCTTCTAACCTCATTTATCCACCCTTACAGGCAAAGGCATATCCAAAATCTCCATCAGCAAATCTAGACGAGAAGGGCGCGTTAG
This region of Dolichospermum flos-aquae CCAP 1403/13F genomic DNA includes:
- a CDS encoding HEPN domain-containing protein codes for the protein MSERELNPLIIKYATCLEALFNSREGGISEQISEFTAHVVGKRKDERMNIYSNIKKLYSLRSNAVHGGSVVSRLDSEFLSDIMLICESALLQMAYLSQESYYQNPKGYEKFVQYILKEYRFF